ACTAAATTGTAAATTCCAAAAAGAATTCCTACCCAATCTCCTGCATCTTGATACGAACTACTACTACTATCTGTGTGTGGCAAACCATAAATGTGTTGCGCAATTGCAGGTGTAGCAAAAACCCACATTCCAAAAAGACCAAACCAAGAAAAAAATTGCACCCAACTTAATTGACGCATTGTTGTAGGCATTTTTTTGAAATCTTCAAAAATATCCATCAAACTAGAACTTTTTTCCTCTTCTTCAGTATCAACAGAATCATTATCAAAACTTGCTAATTCTTCTGGAGAATATTCTGTTGTGGTTGTAATCGTTACTAAAATTGAAATAATTAAAATAATTGCTCCGATAATAAAAGACCAAATTAAATTTGCTGGTACAACACCTTGTGAAGTTTCATTAGAAACGCCAAACCAATTTGTTAAAGCATAAGGAAGCCAAGAACCAATTACAGCTCCAAAACCAATTAAAGCAGTTTGTATACTAAAACCTGCTGTTCTTTGATCTGTTCTTAAATTATCGCCAACTAGAGCTCTAAAGGGCTCCATAGCAATATTAAAAGAAGCATCCATAATCATTAAGAAACCTGCTCCAACCCAAAGTGCTGGTAAAAAGGCAATAAAAATATCTGCTTGTGGCATTAAAACTAAGCCAATAGATGCTAAAATTGCACCCACTAAAAAGTAAGGTTTTCTTCGTCCAAATTTTCCCCAAGTTTTATCGCTATAATAACCAATTATGGGCTGAACAATCAATCCCATTAAAGGTGCTATAATCCAAAACCAAGAAAGTTCGTGAACATCTGCTCCAAAAATTTGTAAAATTCTACTTGCGTTTGCATTTTGCAGTGCAAAACCCATTTGAATTCCTAGAAATCCAAAACTCATGTTCCAGATTTGCCAGAAACTTAATTTACGTTTCTCCATTATCGAATATTATAAAATGAATATTACGATAAGTGTATTAGACTTATCAATTAATAAATTTTGTGGAATGTAATTTATTGATAAATCAGATTAATAAGACAAATATATCTATTTTTTACCTATTTGATAAAAAGTAAATGTAAAATCTACGACGACGGTTTCGTAGATTCTCGTAATTTTAAGTCACTAGAAATGACAATTTTTTTAGGTTTATAAACTTCAGATTCTTTATCAATTCTTTCAATTAAAAGTTCAACAGCCTGTTTACCCATCGTAAAACCATGTTGTGCCATTGTTGTGATAGATGGTGATGAATATTCAGAAATTAAACCATCTGTAAAGCCAATTATAGAAAGGTCTTCAGGTACTTTTAAGCCTTTTTCTTTAGCTATTCTCATAGCGTTTGCAGCATAAATTTCATTTACTGCAAATACACCATCAATACCTTCTACAAAAACCTTTTCTATTTGTTTTTTTATATCTAAACTTTCGTCAATCTCTACAATAAGGTTTTTATCAGCTTTAATATACCCTTCTATTAACGCTTTCTCATAACCTTGCCTTCTTAAAGCCCCTACATTTACATGATTTGGAGTTGTTATTAAAGCGATCTTTTTTCGACCATTTTCTAGTAAATGTTTAGTAGCCTTATAGCCTGCACCAACATCATCTACAACTACTTTATCACATAAAATTTCATCTACAACTCTATCAAATAATACCAATGGAATCTCTTCTGCTACTAAATCTGTAAAATGTTTGTAGTCTTTATTCTTAAGGGTTCCATTTGCTATAGAGACAATTAAACCATCTACACTTCCATTAGATAAAACTCTTAACGTTTCAACTTCTTTCTCATAAGATTCATTAGAAAAACAAACCATTATATGATACCCTTTTTCAATTGCACCTTCTTCTATTCCCATTATAACTGTAGAGAAGAAATGATGTACAATCTTTGGTAAAATAACACCAATAACTTTTGTTTTTTGATTTCGAAGCTGAAGCGCTAAACTATTAGGTTTATAGTTATAAAAATCTGCATAAGCTTGAATTTTCTCTTTCGTTTCTTTACTAATCTCATGACTATCTTTTAAAGCCTTAGAAACCGTTGAAGTAGAAACACCTAATTCTTTGGCGATTGTTTTAATTGTAATTTTTTGCTTCATATTTTATTAAAAGACAAATATTAAGGTTAATTTTTACCAATTTAGTAAAAATTTAATGAAAAAGTTGTCAACACGAAACCGATTTCGTGACTTTTATCATATTGAAAATCTATGCCTTATAGCTACATTTACAAGGTGGAATGTAAGTTTATTGTTAAGTCCAAATCAAATTTACAGTTATTATAACAAATTATACATGAAAAAATTTAAATTATTATTAATTGGAATTCTTTTATCTACTTCGTTTACGATGTTTGCACAACAAACAGTTAATGGTGTAGTAAAAGAAAAAGCAACAGGTGAACCTTTACCTGGTGTTAGTGTAGTGGTTAAAGGCACAACAAGAGGTGCTGAAACCGATTTTGATGGGCAATTTTCTTTAGAGAAAGTAAACACAGGAGATGTTCTTGTATTTAGATATCTAGGATTTGCCGATAAAGAAGTTACAATTAGAAGTAACTTCAACATTAAAGTTGAATTAGATGAATCTGCAGAATCTTTAGAAGAGATCATTATTGTAGGTTATGGTACAACTACTGTAAAAGATGCAACAGGTTCTGTTGAGTCTATTACAGCAAAGGACTTTACTAAAGGTAATATTGTAACTCCTGAAAATTTACTAAGTGGTAGAGTTTCTGGTGTTAGTGTTACTACAAGTGGTGCTCCTGGTTCTGGATCTCAAATTACAATTCGTGGTGGTTCTTCTATTGGAGCTTCAAACAATCCATTAATTATTATTGATGGTTTACCTATTGAGGAAAGCGGAGTTGCTGGGTCTAGAGGTGTGTTAGCAAGTATTAATCCAAATGATATTGAATCATTCTCAGTATTAAAAGATGCTTCTGCAACCGCTATTTATGGTTCTAGAGCTTCTAATGGTGTAATTATCATTACTACTAAGAAAGGTAGAAAAGAGTATACTTTAGATTTAGACATGCAATATACTTTTGGAGAAGTACAAGACAGAATAAATGTTTTTTCTGCTGATGAATTTAGAAATATAGTTACTCAAAAATTACCAGGCGATGTTGGTTTATTAGGTGCTACTAATACAAATTGGCAAGATGAAGTTTTACGCTCTACAGTATCTTCTTTATATAATATTACTGCAAAAGGTCAAATATTTGGAGCAATACCTACTAGATTATCTATGGGATTTGCTAGTCAAGAAGGAGCTGTATTAACATCTCAATTTGATAGAAAAACAATTTCTCTTTCTATGAACCCTTCTTTGTTTAAAGATCATTTAAAAATTAACTTAAACTATAATAGAGCTTTTGAAGACAGTCGTTTTGGTGATTCTGGACAAATTGGTGCAGCTTTACGTTACGATCCTACTCAACCAGTATATGATTCTAGTTCTCCTTTTGGTGGATATTATCAACACAGAACTGGTGATATCGTTTCAAACGGAACACAAAACCCTGTAGCTTCTTTATTATTAGCCAATAATACTGGTTATAACTTTAGACAATATGGTAACTTAAACTTCGATTATAAGTTTCACTTTTTACCAGAATTAAGAGCTGTTGTAAATGCAGGTTTTGATAAAACTAAAGGTTCTACTCAAAATTTAAATAGATTTGATGTAGGAAACGCTGATGCTGTTTTACGTTATGCAGGTACAGAATCAAGAGGAACTCAAGAAAGATCTAATGAATTATTTGACACTTACTTAAATTATGTTAAAGAATTCAAAGACCTTAAATTAGATTTAACTACTGGTTATTCTTACCAACGTTTTGAAAACTTTGGAACAGATACTGGAAACTTAAAAAACCCAGATTCTTTTTCAACTACTTTTGCAGATCCAGATGTTGTAAATATTGGTTTCTTTGGTAGAGCAAAATTCTCATACCTTAAAAAATATTTATTAACGCTTAACTTTAGAAGAGATGGTACTTCTCGTTTTAGTGATGATAACAGATGGGGTAACTTTGGTGGTGCAGCAATTGCTTGGAATATTAGTGATGAAGATTTCTTAAAAGATTCTAAAGTTGTATCTAATTTAAAATTAAGAGCAAGTTATGGTTTAACGGGTCAACAAAATTTACCAGGAGTAAATGACCTATATTTAGATAGATACCGTTTTGGAAACGTAAACTCAAGATACATATTTGGTAATACTCCAGTACAATCTACTATTCCTTCTGTTGTAAACCCAAATTTAAAATGGGAAGAAACAACAACTATTGAATTTGGTGTAGATTATGGTTTATTTGATAATAAATTTACTGGAGCTATAAGTGCTTTCCAAAAAACATCTGACGATTTATTATTTGATGCAGCTTTAGCTGATGGAACAAATTTCGGAAACAGCGCAATTCAAAACATTGGTCAATTACAGATTAAAGGTTTAGAATTTACTATTAATGGAGATATTCTTAAAAGCGAAGATTATAATTGGAACTTTACCTTTAACGCTACGTATTTAGATAGAGAAATTACAGAACTATCAAACAATCAAGATGTTAGAACTGGTGGAACTTCTGGAGGAACAGGTAATACAATTCAATTATTAAGAGAAGGTTTTGCACCAAACTCTTTCCATGTATATAAACAATTATACGACACAGCAGGAAAACCAATTGAAGGTGCTTATGCAGATTTAAATGGTGATGGAATTATTAATGATGATGATAGATATTTAAAAGAAAACCCAAATGCAGATGTTACTTTCGGTTTTCAATCTAATTTTAATTACAAAAATTTTGATTTAGCTTTTAACTTAAGAGCAAGTTTAGGAAATTATGTATATAATAACGTAAACTCTTCTAGATCTCAATTCGAATTATTAAAAGACAATGCCGTTTTAGGAAACATACCAACAGCAGCATTAGACACAGATTTCTTAAGAACATCAGATGTTATTAATTCCGATATTTATATAGAAGATGCTTCTTACTTAAGAATGGACAATGTTACTTTAGGATATACATTTGACAACCCAATTAAAAAATTCTCTTACAGTAGTATTAGAGTATGGGCTGGTGTTCAAAACGTATTTACTATAACAAACTATAGTGGTTTAGATCCAGAAGTGTTTAACGGAATTGATAATTTAATTTATCCAAGATCTAGAAACTTCTTAGTTGGAGCTAACATTAAATTCTAATAAAAACAAGATGAAAAAATATATAAAAACAATTAAAAATCTATTCGTTGTTATCTTTTTAACATCAATAGTTGCTTCTTGTACAAAAGATTTAAATATTGTACCAGAAGATGATCAAACTGTTTTAAGTGAGGCTCTTTTTGAAAATGAAAGTGCTTATTTAGATGTTTTAGCAGGAGTTTATGCTAACTTATCTTTAACAGGAGTTGATGGACCAGGAAGTTCAAATATTCAAGGATTAGACGCAGGTACAAGTCAATATGGTAGAGTTTTACTGTATTTACAAACACTTTCTGCAGATCAAATGATATGGTCTTATGAAAATGATCCTGGAACAAGAGAAATACAACGTAATGTTTGGACAGCTCAAAATCCTTTAATCTTAGGTATGTTTAGTAGAGCAATGGTTTCTGTTGCTTTTTCTAATAATTTTCTTAGAGAAACAACTGCAGCAAAATTAGATGCTAGAAATGTAACTACAGCTACCAGAGCAGAAATTGTAACATATAGAGCTGAAGCAAGATTATTAAGAGCTTTAGCATATTACAATCTTATGGATTTATATGGTAAAGCACCTATGGTGTTAGAATCAGATCCAACCGCAGGTTTTAATCCTCCTCAAGTAGAAAGAGCAGAATTATTTACATTTATAGAAAGCGAATTACTTGCAATTGATGTAGATTTAATGGCTCCAAAAACAAATCAGCATGGTAGAGCAGACAAAGCAGTTGCGTGGATGATTTTAGCTAAAATGTATTTAAATGCAGAAATTTATATCGGACAAGATAAATATACTGAATGTATAGACGCTACTAAAAAAATAATAACAGGTGGTTTCACATTAGCAACTGATTATGCACATTTATTTATGGCAGACAACAATACAAACTCTGCTACTAATGAGATTATTTTTCCTTTAATTTCTGATGGTTTAATTACACAAAACTACGGACCAACAACTATTATGATTAATGGTGAAGTTGGAAGTTTAGAAGTTAATGGTACTGCTTTAGGTGTTGGTGCATCTGGTTGGGGAGGCGCTTTAAGAGTTAGAAAGCAATTTGCTCAATTATTTGATGGAGGTATCTTTTCTGGAGATACAAGAAATACAATTATTTCTGGAACTCGAAGTATCGATATTTCTGATATTTCTGATAAAGATCAAGGATATGTAATAGAAAAGTATTCTAATGCAACCTCAACAGGAGCATTTGGATCAGATCAAACTTTTGTTGATACAGATTTCCCTTTATTTAGATTAGCAGATGTATACTTAATGTATGCAGAAGCTCATTTAAGAGGTGGTTCTGGTGGTTCAAATGCAGATATGGAAACCTATGTAAATGCATTAAGAACAAGAGCAAATAATCCTCAAAATAATTTAACAACAGCAGATATCAGTTTAGATTTTATTCTTGATGAAAGAGCAAGAGAATTACATTGGGAAGCACACAGAAGACAAGATTTAATTCGTTACAACCGTTTTACAGGAGGTAACTATAATTGGGCTTGGAAAGGTAATGGTAGTAATGGTATTTCTTTACCTGCTCACATGAGTATTTACCCAATACCAACTGCAAGTTTAGCTTCTAATCCAAATTTAACTCAAAATGCTGGGTATTAATTTTAAAAACAAATTACAAATGATGAAAAATATTAAAAGATTTTCAGTAATTGGTATTATTGGTTTAGTACTGTTGTTCATACAATCTTGTGATGACACTACTGAAAAATTCACGATATCACAACCAACAGCTCCTATTTTAGCTGAATTAAATTTCACGCAATTAGAATTAGATGCTGTTAACACGTCAAACCCTGCTTTAACATTAAATTGGGATGAAGCAGATTACGGTATTCAAGCCGCTGTAAATTATACTATTCAATTTTCTAAGGATGATACTTTTGCTGAAACAGTAATCGCATCTACCATTACTGGTAAAACGTCAGTTACATTATCTATAAATGAAGTAAATGCTGCTGCAGGAAATGCAGGACTAAATCCTTTTAATTGGTCTAATATTTATGTAAGAATTGTTTCTTCTTTAGGAACTCAAAACAGTGAAACAGCTGCTTCAAATGCAATTATGTTTAGTGTTTATCCTTACTATAATTATGTATATGACGATTATTATTTAGTTGGAGACGCAACTGCTCCAGGTTGGAATAATAATAACAATAATCCAGCTCTTTTTAGAGATGAAACAGATAGTAATACTTTTTATTACACTGGTTTATGGGCAGATAACGGACACTTTAAAGTTCTAGAAACAAAAGGTTTGTGGCATCCACAATTAGGTACAGATGATGGCGTTAAATTTTGGGGAACTACTTTAACAAGTTCATCACCAGAACCAGAAAGACTTCCTTATGGAGGTGGAAATGGTATTCCTGGAGGGTTCTATACTTTAAAAATGAATTTTGCAAGTAAGACTTTTACTTTTGAGGCATATGATGCAACAGGAAAAACAAGTCCTGCTTCATTAGAAATTCAAGGATCTAGTACTGCAAATGTAGCAATGACACCATTGGCTTTTGATGGTCATATTTGGTTTGCAACTGCAATACACTTAACACCCGGTAATATAGAATTTGTTACTGGAGCTAGCGCTAAATGGGGAAGCACTACTTCTTTTTCTGGTGTAGCTACTGATGGTGGTGGTGCCGTACCTGTAATTGTAGAAGATGATTATGATGTATGGTTTAATGATTTAACTGGTCGTTATATCTTCATTCCTTTAAATTTATAATAACTTAATAATAGATATAAAATGAAAACTTATTTAAAAACATTAAGCTACTTATTTTTATCATTGACACTTTTATTAAGTGCCTGTGAAACTGAAGAAAGCTTAACAATAACAAGTCCAGATCCTGTTTTTGAGTTAATAACACCAGGAATTAGCAATGTATTTTTAAACTTTGCTTTGCAAGATAATCCAGCATTTACAATTACATGGAAAGATGAAATTAATACTTCTGCAACTTACAATGTAGAAATGTCTTTAGAAGATACTTTTGCAGCTCCTGTATTATTAGGAAGCACAGACAAAAAGAATTTTACAATGACTGTTGCTGAACTTAATCAAGTATTAGATGACGCTTCTGTACAGTCTTATACAGATACACCTATTTACTTAAGATTAAACACAGGAAGTTCTACTTCTAATATAATTTTATTTCAAGTATCAAAATTTGCTGTAAATCCTCCAGTAATTTCTAGCCCAGATAATTCTTTTTCACAAGTATTGTCGGATGTTAATCCAGATGATACTGCATTAACAATTACGTGGGACGATTCAGAAATTGGAGCAACTAGTAGTTTAGATATTAGCTATGAAATAGAAATGGCTTTAGGAGGAACAAGTTTTGCAACTCCAACTAACATTGGTACAAGTGCAACAACTATGTTTGAAGTTTCTCATAATGATTTAAATGATTTAGTAATTGCAAACGGAGGAAAAGCTGATATAGCAACAGATTTTGATTACAGAATTAAAGCAATTGCAAAATCTGCATCGGGAGATTTAACAAGAACTTCAGACGCAATTACAATTGCATTAACTGCATTTAAAGCAGCAATACCAGACAATTTATTTATGGTAGGAGCTCATAATGGATGGAATAATGCCGATCCAACACAACAATTCTATAATGATGGAAATGGTGTATTTGTAAAAGTACAAGCATTTGATGCAGGTCAAGAATTTAAATTGTTACCTACTTCTGGTTCTTGGGATGGTGATTATGGTGAAGACAAAAACAACGCTGGAAAAATAGTTCAGGATGATGAAAAAAACATCCAAATAGCCACAGCCGGAACTTATGTAGTTATTATTGATTTTAATACACTAAGCTTTAAGTTAGAAAACATAGACACATTGTTTATGGTTGGTTCTCATAATAGTTGGAATAATGCTGATGCAACTCAAGAATTATATACTTCAGGAAACGGTGTTTTCACAAAACTTCAAGCATTTACTCAAGGAGATGAATTTAAAATGCTTCCTACTTCTGGCGATTGGGCTGGAGACTGGGGAGAAAATAAAACCACTTCTGGTAGATTAGAACAAGATGATGAGCAAAATATTAAAATTGAAACTACTGGCACTTATATGGTAACTGTCGATTTTAATACACTTTCTTTTAACCTTTTAGAAGCTCCTGATGCATTACATTTAGTAGGTTCACCAAATGGCTGGGACAATACAACAGCCCCTGCTTTTACAAAAGTATCTGAAGGATTGTTTGAATTAACTCAAACTTTAACTTCAAGTGATGAATTTAAATTCTTACCTGTGCAAGGTTCTTGGGACAATGATTGGGGAGAAAGTAAAAAATATCCTGGAATGATCGTTAGAGATGATGAGAACAATGTGAAATCTCCTGGAGATGGAATATATAAGGTTACAGTAGATTACAATAAAGGAACAGTAACTGTTCAATAATTTTTTAAAACTAAACAAAGGCTATCTATAAAAGGATAGCCTTTGTCTTTTAACAAACTATTTTTATGAAAAAAATTACTTTACTATTATTATTTATAACTTCTTTAGGGTTTAGTCAAGTTACGATTACTCCAAACCCTTTTGAAATAACAGAATCTATAACTATTAGTATAGACGCTAATAGTTCTGCTACAGATTGTAATGGTCTTAGCAACCCAACAAAAGTATACATGCACTCTGGTGTTGGAAACGCTACCAATGCTTGGGGTACAAAAGCAATTGGTAACTGGGGAAAAGATGACGGAGTTGGATTAATGACTTTAAATTCATCTAACAATCGTTGGGAAATTACAATTGTACCAAAAACATATTTTTCTTTAACAGATGCACAAGCAACTAGCATTACCAATATGGGAATGGTTTTTAGAAACGCAACTGGTAATCAAGAAATGAAAGATAATGGTTGTTCTGATTTTATTATTAATGTTGGTTCATTTCAATTAACTTTAAACGCACCTACAACTGCAACAACAGTCTTAAACTCAGGACAAAGTTTATCAATAAGTGCAAACACTTCATTAATTGCAAACTTCACTTTAAAAGCAAATGGTGCTGTTATTAATCAAAAAACAAATGCAACTGCATATAGCTTCTCTCCTACTGTAACTCAAAATACAACGTATATTTTAGAAGCTATTAATAACGGAGAAACAAAAAGCACAACTTTTCAGGCAGTTGTAAAACCAACTGTTACAGAAGCAACTCTTCCTTCAGGAATGAAAGATGGAATTAATTTAAACACTTTAGACAACACAAAAGCTACTTTAGTTTTTTATGCTCCTGGTAAAGATTTTATTCATTTAATTGGTAGTTTTAATAATTGGGAGATAAATGATACTTATTTACTAAAAAAAGACACTGCTAAAAATCGTTTTTGGATTGAACTTACTGGTTTAACACCACAAACAGATTATTCTTATCAATATATAATTGATGCAAATTTAAGAGTTGCAGACCCTTACTCTACTGTTGTTTTAACAGAATCTAATGATCAATATATAAATGCAACTACATACCCTAACTTACCAAGTTACCCTACAGAAAAAACAAATCATGCAGTAACTTTATTAAGAACTGGTGATGCTACTTATGTTTGGCAAAACACTTCATTTACAAAACCTGCAAAAACAGATTTAGTTGTTTACGAAATTTTAATTAGAGATTTTGATGCACTTCATACTTATGATGCTGTAAAAGCAAGGTTAGATTATTTAGAAGAATTAGGTATAAACGCAATAGAATTTATGCCAGTAATGGAATTTGATGGTAATGAATCTTGGGGTTATAACCCTTCTTTTCATATGGCATTAGATAAATACTATGGTAATGCTACTTCTTTTAAGCAATTTATTGATGAATGCCATAAAAGAGGAATCGCTGTTATTATAGATGTTGCCTTTAATCACGCAAGTGGACAAAACCCATATTATAGAATGTGGAATAGTGACAATGGAGGTTATGGTGGTCAAGCAAGTGCAGATAACCCATTCTTTAATCAAACAGCAACACACTCTTATAGTGTTTTTAACGATTTTAATCACTCTAAACAAGCTACTAAAGATTACGTAAAAAGAGTTTCTCAATATTGGATTGATGAATACAAAATAGATGGTTTTAGATGGGATTTAACAAAAGGATTCACTCAAAACTGTTCTTCTGGTGATGCATGTACAAACGAATATCAACAAGACAGAGTTGATATTTTAAAAGAATACGCAGATGATCAATGGGAAATAGACCCAAATTTCTACATTATTTTCGAACATTTGGGTACCAATAACGAAGAAACTCAGTGGGTAAATTATAGACTTAATGAAGGAAAAGGAATTATGGTTTGGGGAAATCACAATCATCAATATAACCAAGCAACAATGGGCTTTGGTAGTGAGGCAGATTTTTCTTGGATTTCTTATAAAAACAGAAATTGGTCTGTACCAGCAAATGTAAGTTATATGGAAAGTCATGATGAAGAACGTTTAATGTACAAAAACCTTCAATTTGGGGGGTCTAATGGAAGTTATAACGTTAAAAATTTAGATACAGCTTTAGAAAGAGAAGAATTGGCAGGTGCATTCTTCTTTACAATTCCTGGTCCGAAAATGATTTGGCAATTTGGTGAATTAGGATATGATATCTCGATTGATCAAGGTGGTAGAACTGGTAATAAACCTATTTTATGGAATTACCTATCAAATGAAGGCAGAAGAGATATTAAAAGCACTTGGTCTAAACTAATTAAACTAAAGTTAAAATATGATATTTTTAAAACATCAGACTTTACCTTAGATGTTGGTAATTCTAACGGATTAAATAAAATTCATTTAACAGATCCAACAGCAGCAGATATTCAAAACGTTGTAGTAATTGGTAACTTTGGCACAACTACTCAAAGTATTTCTCCGTTTTTTCAACAAACTGGTACTTGGTATAATTTATTAGAAGACAATGCTACAATAACTGTTACCAATACAACAGCAGCAATATCTTTAGCTCCAGGAGAATTTAAAGTATTTGCAAATAAACCAGGAACACTTTCAACTGAAAACATCAGTTTAGCAAAAGATTTCTTACAACTATATCCAAACCCTACTTCTACTTCTTTTACATTATCACAAGAAGTACAAGAAGTTCGTCTTTTTGATGTAACAGGTAAACTAGTTCAAAATTTTAGTAAAAACGTTATAAAAAACAACACTTACGAGGTAAATAACTTAAATAAAGGGATTTATTTTATCCGAATTAAGGATAAGAACAATCAAATACAGACAAAAAAATTAATTATTAACTAAATACTTTTTAGCAATTATCTGTTTATATGGTCTTACAATTTCAATAATTTTACCAGCAATAATAGTAATCCTGTTATTATTAAAATTGGTGTATTTTTAATAGTAATAGGTTCATTAACATAAATCATTACAAATAAAAATACAAAGAATAATGGGCAAGAAATTTCTCGTAAAGACCCTCTAAAAAAGATTGGGAATTACGGTAAATATGCTGCTTTAACTGCATTGGGTACTTATCCAATATTAAGTCCACAAAAAGCGCAAGCACAAAGTCCAGAAACTCCTGGAACTGGATTCTAGATATAAAAGTTATAATTATTATTTTAAGAAGGTTAGGTGCTATCAAGCATCTAACCTTCTTTTTTTATTTTAAAAATGTATATTTGTAATAAATCCTCCCTACTTTACTATAAAAAAATTTTATGAGAAAAAATATTTCTAAGATTTTTGAATTTTGGGGAATTCAATACTTAAAAAATAATTTCACCCACATTACTGTTCTAAGTATTACGCTACTTTTGGCTTTTTGTAATGAAACATATTCTCAATCTATACCTCCTACAAGTAGTACTTCAGAAATTTGTGGAGATTGTAACCCCACTAACTGGCAAGATGCAGACATTGCAGAAGATGGTACACCAGACGTCTCTAACAAAGAGAAGGCGGGGGGTAATTTTTTACCTCCACTAACAGGTGGTTCTGTAGGTTATAACGCTACATGGAATATTAGTGGAGCTACAGGAGATCTTCCTTCACCACCAACAGCTATTAATGTACGTTGGATTACGATTAGAGATATTGGTGATGTAAGTGGAAGTGGGCAATTTGAAGAAAATGTTGCTACAACGATTACTGATTTAGTAATAGGTAAACTATACAAAATAAAACTTTACACACTTACCGCCAGATCAATGGAAGATGGTGGATCTGGTACAAATGAATATTACTCAGGAACTTATTTAGATCAATTTGCCTACACAGTAGAAGGTCAACCTAGAAGAGATGTTTTTAATATAACTCAAGATGTTTGGGGCCAAACAACCATTGTTTTTATTGCAACTGCAACTAGTCATAAATTCACACTATTTCCAGGAGTAGGTGCAGGTGGTGGAGATAATTTAGCAACACCTGTTGAAGCTGAATCTTTACACGTAGCTGTTGGTACTGTAGACGCTATAGTTCTTTTAGATTCTGATGGTGATGGTATAGATGATGGAACAGATATTGACGATGATAATGATGGTATTTTAGACACATTAGAAAATATTGGTGGAATCAACCCAAATGCAGATGCAGATGCAGATGGAATTCCAAATTATTTAGATGTAGATAATAATGGTGGTGGTACTTTAGGCGATCTAAATGGAGATGGTGTCCAAGATTATTTTGATTTTGATGGAGATG
The window above is part of the Polaribacter sp. SA4-12 genome. Proteins encoded here:
- a CDS encoding alpha-amylase family glycosyl hydrolase — protein: MKKITLLLLFITSLGFSQVTITPNPFEITESITISIDANSSATDCNGLSNPTKVYMHSGVGNATNAWGTKAIGNWGKDDGVGLMTLNSSNNRWEITIVPKTYFSLTDAQATSITNMGMVFRNATGNQEMKDNGCSDFIINVGSFQLTLNAPTTATTVLNSGQSLSISANTSLIANFTLKANGAVINQKTNATAYSFSPTVTQNTTYILEAINNGETKSTTFQAVVKPTVTEATLPSGMKDGINLNTLDNTKATLVFYAPGKDFIHLIGSFNNWEINDTYLLKKDTAKNRFWIELTGLTPQTDYSYQYIIDANLRVADPYSTVVLTESNDQYINATTYPNLPSYPTEKTNHAVTLLRTGDATYVWQNTSFTKPAKTDLVVYEILIRDFDALHTYDAVKARLDYLEELGINAIEFMPVMEFDGNESWGYNPSFHMALDKYYGNATSFKQFIDECHKRGIAVIIDVAFNHASGQNPYYRMWNSDNGGYGGQASADNPFFNQTATHSYSVFNDFNHSKQATKDYVKRVSQYWIDEYKIDGFRWDLTKGFTQNCSSGDACTNEYQQDRVDILKEYADDQWEIDPNFYIIFEHLGTNNEETQWVNYRLNEGKGIMVWGNHNHQYNQATMGFGSEADFSWISYKNRNWSVPANVSYMESHDEERLMYKNLQFGGSNGSYNVKNLDTALEREELAGAFFFTIPGPKMIWQFGELGYDISIDQGGRTGNKPILWNYLSNEGRRDIKSTWSKLIKLKLKYDIFKTSDFTLDVGNSNGLNKIHLTDPTAADIQNVVVIGNFGTTTQSISPFFQQTGTWYNLLEDNATITVTNTTAAISLAPGEFKVFANKPGTLSTENISLAKDFLQLYPNPTSTSFTLSQEVQEVRLFDVTGKLVQNFSKNVIKNNTYEVNNLNKGIYFIRIKDKNNQIQTKKLIIN